In Acidimicrobiia bacterium, a single genomic region encodes these proteins:
- a CDS encoding glycosyltransferase family 39 protein: MDSGTVLRAGPATSVEAREGAGAADRGLSRPFRPWRLLACLLLLLAALHAAGYVVDVFNSDETYLATQAQVLNHGGRLYHDAVDRKPPLVPYLYAVTFRVFHTNGLWTVRVLAVIAAALTAWLVAIEARRRYGDRAAWIAGLLCAFGTLLFVPQDGQAANFEIFMLPAMTAGFVLARRKQPAASGAALAVATLAKQTAAATLLPVLYVVAKTKGKRGVRDALLGFVVPIAIVALLVGPGELLFWAVLGNGSYIEVKNASMFVVARFLGKTGAYVGANLPLLWAVPFTLRSRRENADLWLWLLSGAVSVAIGFRFFGHYYLQLLPPLALLATGFLARRHVAFAVGTIVFAAMIATGFSIAAFWADRIDNEPAYAQVSRFLESHTRPQDRVLVWGHLPEIYWASGREPATRFITTGFLTGHWGGRPPQEVSPDLATPGAWAEFYQDFATHPPEYLLDTSPAKVRGSQYYPIVNYPSLAALVADNYTYVRSIDKIGVYRLHATPSSLREQALTLAAAS, translated from the coding sequence GTGGATTCCGGGACGGTGCTCCGCGCCGGGCCAGCGACCAGCGTCGAGGCGCGCGAAGGCGCCGGCGCGGCGGATCGCGGCCTGTCGCGCCCGTTCCGGCCGTGGCGCCTGCTCGCGTGCCTGCTCCTGCTGCTCGCCGCGCTGCACGCCGCGGGGTACGTCGTCGACGTCTTCAATTCCGACGAGACGTACCTCGCGACGCAGGCGCAGGTCCTCAACCACGGCGGCCGTCTCTATCACGACGCCGTCGACCGCAAGCCACCGCTCGTCCCGTACCTGTATGCCGTCACGTTCCGCGTCTTCCACACCAACGGACTCTGGACGGTACGCGTTCTCGCGGTGATCGCGGCCGCGCTCACGGCCTGGCTCGTCGCGATCGAGGCGCGCCGCCGGTACGGGGACCGCGCCGCATGGATCGCCGGGCTCCTGTGCGCGTTCGGCACGCTGCTGTTCGTCCCGCAGGACGGGCAGGCCGCGAACTTCGAGATCTTCATGCTCCCCGCGATGACGGCAGGCTTCGTCCTGGCGCGCCGCAAGCAACCAGCCGCGTCGGGCGCGGCACTCGCGGTCGCCACGCTCGCGAAGCAGACGGCGGCCGCGACGCTGCTGCCGGTGCTGTACGTCGTCGCGAAGACGAAGGGCAAACGTGGGGTACGCGACGCGCTGCTCGGGTTCGTCGTGCCGATCGCCATCGTGGCGTTGCTCGTCGGACCGGGCGAGCTGCTGTTCTGGGCCGTGCTCGGCAACGGGAGCTACATCGAGGTCAAGAACGCGTCGATGTTCGTCGTCGCGCGCTTCCTCGGGAAGACCGGCGCGTACGTGGGTGCCAACCTGCCGCTGCTCTGGGCGGTGCCGTTCACACTGCGCTCGCGCCGCGAGAACGCCGACCTGTGGTTGTGGCTCCTGTCGGGCGCCGTCTCCGTCGCGATCGGCTTCCGGTTCTTCGGCCACTACTACCTGCAGCTGCTCCCGCCGCTCGCGCTCCTCGCCACCGGCTTCCTCGCGCGGCGCCACGTCGCGTTCGCGGTCGGCACGATCGTGTTCGCGGCGATGATCGCTACCGGCTTCTCGATCGCCGCGTTCTGGGCCGACCGCATCGACAACGAGCCCGCGTACGCGCAGGTCAGCCGGTTCCTCGAGAGCCACACCCGCCCGCAGGACCGTGTCCTCGTGTGGGGTCACCTGCCCGAGATCTACTGGGCGTCGGGTCGCGAGCCGGCGACGCGGTTCATCACGACGGGGTTCCTCACGGGGCACTGGGGCGGGCGGCCGCCCCAGGAGGTCTCCCCGGACCTCGCGACGCCGGGCGCGTGGGCCGAGTTCTACCAGGACTTCGCGACGCATCCGCCCGAGTACCTGCTCGACACGTCGCCCGCGAAGGTGCGCGGCTCGCAGTACTACCCG